Proteins encoded by one window of Channa argus isolate prfri chromosome 1, Channa argus male v1.0, whole genome shotgun sequence:
- the LOC137130883 gene encoding zinc finger protein 883, producing the protein MEDSETELAVSEPDALGADFITVELDTQPIEYVVKWAEVGSKFTISCVKKESDEATELTADQLKIETDEAFFAPYEEVYPCEVTEQSVEIKTDSDEEEEDTEEEQEVLVEAGSSQLDGEADSDQADFEPDERQYRCSYCGKCYSHASSLYRHQQTHTGKSGGAPPPAKRALEPTHQDARYTCPHCGMSFKGSRMLGSHLRLHGKRRIHPCNICGKEFNHSSSLSRHRLIHKKGKGIPKNVALGPNMAALRHSLKAGGKNKKTKRQQPRQQQQHVATAIIQSPGGDKFYACPQCDMSFRTSTQLSKHQVTHVKELLDNYTPGKENLGETSSDLKIRLKLCSRDKPNFYTLCKKNRRRRGGRASKRGSATSEEEEEGGGGGAVGRHGCSQCGKRFSHASSLARHQQTHRVGDGTGRGKLQQPQKQLHVKTGPSTAKTKTYTCGACNKTFMHSSSFSRHKKAHMEEEERARAAVAKRRKRPILDETAPLESDSE; encoded by the exons ATGGAGGACTCTGAGACGGAGCTAGCGGTATCGGAACCAGACGCCCTGGGTGCTGATTTCATCACAGTGGAACTGGACACACAGCCCATTGAGTATGTGGTGAAGTGGGCAGAGGTGGGCTCCAAGTTCACGATCTCCTGTGTGAAGAAGGAGTCGGATGAAGCGACGGAGCTGACTGCTGACCAGCTGAAGATTGAGACAGACGAGGCTTTCTTTGCCCCATATGAGGAGGTGTACCCTTGTGAGGTCACAGAGCAGAGTGTGGAGATAAAGACGGACTCtgacgaagaggaggaggacaccGAGGAAGAGCAGGAGGTACTCGTGGAGGCAGGGAGCAGCCAGCTGGATGGTGAGGCCGACTCAGACCAGGCTGACTTTGAGCCAGACGAGCGTCAGTACCGCTGCAGTTACTGTGGCAAGTGCTACAGCCATGCCTCCAGCCTGTACCGCCACCAGCAGACCCACACTGGGAAGAGCGGGGGAGCCCCACCGCCTGCCAAACGGGCCCTGGAGCCAACACATCAGGATGCACGCTACACCTGTCCCCACTGTGGGATGAGCTTTAAAGGCAGCAG GATGCTGGGGAGTCACTTGAGGCTGCACGGGAAGCGAAGGATCCACCCCTGCAACATCTGTGGGAAGGAGTTCAACCACAGCTCCAGCCTGTCGCGCCACCGCCTCATCCACAAGAAGGGAAAAGGAATCCCCAAGAACGTGGCCCTAGGGCCCAACATGGCCGCCCTGCGCCACTCACTGAAGGCTGGCGGCAAGAACAAGAAGACCAAGAGGCAGCAGCcacggcagcagcagcagcatgtagCCACCGCCATAATCCAAAGTCCAGGTGGAGACAAGTTCTATGCCTGCCCACAGTGCGACATGAGTTTCAGGACCTCTACACAACTGTCAAAGCACCAGGTAACCCACGTCAAGGAGCTGCTGGACAACTACACCCCTGGAAAGGAGAACCTAGGTGAGACCTCGTCCGATCTCAAGATCCGCCTCAAGCTGTGCTCTCGTGACAAGCCCAATTTCTACACCCTCTGCAAGAAGAACCGTCGCCGCCGCGGTGGCAGGGCTAGCAAACGGGGCTCTGCTACctctgaggaagaggaggaggggggaggcgGAGGGGCAGTCGGTCGGCACGGCTGCAGCCAGTGTGGTAAGCGGTTTAGCCACGCCTCCAGCCTGGCACGACACCAACAAACCCATCGGGTTGGGGATGGCACCGGACGGGGAAAGCTGCAGCAGCCCCAGAAGCAGCTTCACGTCAAGACAGGACCGTCTACTGCCAAGACCAAGACCTACACCTGCGGGGCCTGCAACAAGACCTTCATGCACTCGTCCAGTTTTTCCCGCCACAAGAAGGCCCacatggaggaagaggagcgaGCTCGTGCCGCTGTTGCCAAGCGCCGAAAGAGACCCATTTTAGACGAGACCGCTCCCCTAGAGTCTGACTCCGAGTAA
- the ncoa4 gene encoding nuclear receptor coactivator 4 isoform X3, producing MPSIEAAASGLILCRQAQDQLEDAISGVMKAEQQLRENAREVRLELQSCVSRQQEALRCREVWLLSQIELLEQVKTETLQQQLHQLHWLRGQFDVISQQLQSSNSNNDLNNQLTSCMEKLSSLSLTPEETPEMRFEADARSLRQAITSFGCISAQISEGVSSHTPSHQRGQVLNCPVTAKKQTPVFESLSDWLLGTRPTSSAPIGYQGSKNPQDWLLSRSETKTSCPVLASGDFLKAWGQLRDLEAWLLRDQTPISRERTSSSCSSSFSIEKIDESEITPEEEGEEGELSDWLVTPPYVAMETMSDAERWRQVLKPFEDTWSPSDWLESSQLAADCSSCCLTTKAVEIENLGHLKCLKTPAPGAATGALEAWLQQAVPVPQTCRANELCSTYTDCVCEDNCGKEALSLWLLQQDGRDKNGVPVASNAMSSTKNVPPTLYHTEQEQKVQAILEAWLHPTKPPPLSCKTPLQTLTPSLSAWVAPGEEKASMEQHSSHSKPSSSLFSFQSPLDPDLWVLPVKTQATALTLGGQPSPAEVEDKWLLRKRSQAQVMPSVCDLFSCMKVGGDKEKWLHREPVQM from the exons ATGCCATCGATCGAGGCAGCAGCAAGTGGCCTGATCCTGTGCCGACAGGCTCAGGATCAGCTGGAGGATGCCATCAGTGGCGTGATGAAGGCTGAGCAGCAGCTGAGGGAAAATGCCCGAGAG GTTCGCTTGGAACTCCAAAGCTGTGTGAGCCGTCAACAGGAAGCTCTGCGCTGCAGAGAGGTTTGGCTGCTCAGTCAGATAGAGCTCCTGGAGCAGGTCAAGACAGAGacgctgcagcagcagctgcaccaGCTGCACTGG CTCCGGGGGCAGTTTGATGTGATCTcccagcagctgcagagctCCAATAGCAACAACGACCTAAACAACCAGCTGACCAGCTGCATGGAGAA gttATCCTCTCTCAGCCTAACACCAGAGGAAACGCCTGAAATGCGTTTTGAGGCCGACGCCCGCTCTTTGAGGCAGGCCATCACGTCATTTGGCTGCATCAGTGCACAG ATTTCGGAGGGTGTGTCTTCTCATACTCCCTCCCACCAGAGAGGTCAGGTCCTGAATTGTCCAGTCACTGCCAAGAAACAG ACGCCCGTGTTTGAATCCCTGAGTGACTGGCTGCTGGGAACCCGTCCTACTAGCAGTGCTCCAATTGGCTACCAAGGCAGCAAGAACCCTCAAGATTGGCTGTTGTCCCGCTCAGAGACCAAG actTCCTGTCCCGTTCTGGCCTCTGGAGACTTCCTGAAGGCCTGGGGCCAACTCAGGGATCTGGAGGCATGGCTGCTCCGTGACCAGACCCCCATTAGCAGGGAGAggaccagcagcagctgcagctcgTCCTTTTCCATTGAGAAGATCGACGAATCAGAGATCACACctgaggaagagggagaggagggagagctAAGTGACTGGCTTGTCACCCCACCCTATGTTGCCATGGAGACCATGTCTGATGCTGAGCGGTGGCGGCAGGTGTTGAAACCGTTTGAGGACACCTGGTCACCCAGCGATTGGCTGGAGTCGAGCCAACTGGCTGCTGactgctcctcctgctgcctGACGACCAAGGCCGTAGAGATCGAAAACCTGGGCCACCTCAAGTGTCTCAAGACCCCGGCCCCAGGGGCCGCGACTGGGGCCCTGGAGGCATGGCTGCAGCAGGCTGTGCCGGTGCCACAGACCTGTAGGGCCAATGAGCTCTGCTCCACCTATACCGACTGCGTCTGTGAAGACAACTGTGGAAAGGAGGCTCTGAGCCTGTGGCTGTTGCAGCAGGACGGACGTGACAAGAACGGGGTTCCTGTTGCCAGCAATGCCATGTCCTCTACAAAGAATGTCCCGCCCACCCTGTACCACACAGAACAGGAGCAGaag GTTCAGGCAATCCTGGAGGCCTGGCTACATCCCACcaaacccccccccctctcctgCAAGACCCCCCTACAGACCCTCaccccttctctctctgcctgggTGGCTCCTGGGGAGGAGAAGGCCAGCATGGAGCAGCACAGCTCCCACTCAAAGCCATCCTCCtccttgttttcatttcagagtCCTCTGGATCCAGATCTTTGGGTCCTCCCAGTAAAAACCCAGGCCACTGCTCTCACATTGGGGGGTCAGCCCAGTCCAGCTGAAGTGGAGGACAAGTGGCTGCTGAGGAAGAGGAGTCAGGCTCAA GTGATGCCCTCTGTCTGTGACCTGTTCTCCTGTATGAAGGTGGGTGGAGATAAAGAGAAATGGCTCCACAGAGAACCTGTACAG ATGTGA
- the ncoa4 gene encoding nuclear receptor coactivator 4 isoform X2: protein MRMPSIEAAASGLILCRQAQDQLEDAISGVMKAEQQLRENAREVRLELQSCVSRQQEALRCREVWLLSQIELLEQVKTETLQQQLHQLHWLRGQFDVISQQLQSSNSNNDLNNQLTSCMEKLSSLSLTPEETPEMRFEADARSLRQAITSFGCISAQISEGVSSHTPSHQRGQVLNCPVTAKKQTPVFESLSDWLLGTRPTSSAPIGYQGSKNPQDWLLSRSETKTSCPVLASGDFLKAWGQLRDLEAWLLRDQTPISRERTSSSCSSSFSIEKIDESEITPEEEGEEGELSDWLVTPPYVAMETMSDAERWRQVLKPFEDTWSPSDWLESSQLAADCSSCCLTTKAVEIENLGHLKCLKTPAPGAATGALEAWLQQAVPVPQTCRANELCSTYTDCVCEDNCGKEALSLWLLQQDGRDKNGVPVASNAMSSTKNVPPTLYHTEQEQKVQAILEAWLHPTKPPPLSCKTPLQTLTPSLSAWVAPGEEKASMEQHSSHSKPSSSLFSFQSPLDPDLWVLPVKTQATALTLGGQPSPAEVEDKWLLRKRSQAQVMPSVCDLFSCMKVGGDKEKWLHREPVQM, encoded by the exons ATGAG AATGCCATCGATCGAGGCAGCAGCAAGTGGCCTGATCCTGTGCCGACAGGCTCAGGATCAGCTGGAGGATGCCATCAGTGGCGTGATGAAGGCTGAGCAGCAGCTGAGGGAAAATGCCCGAGAG GTTCGCTTGGAACTCCAAAGCTGTGTGAGCCGTCAACAGGAAGCTCTGCGCTGCAGAGAGGTTTGGCTGCTCAGTCAGATAGAGCTCCTGGAGCAGGTCAAGACAGAGacgctgcagcagcagctgcaccaGCTGCACTGG CTCCGGGGGCAGTTTGATGTGATCTcccagcagctgcagagctCCAATAGCAACAACGACCTAAACAACCAGCTGACCAGCTGCATGGAGAA gttATCCTCTCTCAGCCTAACACCAGAGGAAACGCCTGAAATGCGTTTTGAGGCCGACGCCCGCTCTTTGAGGCAGGCCATCACGTCATTTGGCTGCATCAGTGCACAG ATTTCGGAGGGTGTGTCTTCTCATACTCCCTCCCACCAGAGAGGTCAGGTCCTGAATTGTCCAGTCACTGCCAAGAAACAG ACGCCCGTGTTTGAATCCCTGAGTGACTGGCTGCTGGGAACCCGTCCTACTAGCAGTGCTCCAATTGGCTACCAAGGCAGCAAGAACCCTCAAGATTGGCTGTTGTCCCGCTCAGAGACCAAG actTCCTGTCCCGTTCTGGCCTCTGGAGACTTCCTGAAGGCCTGGGGCCAACTCAGGGATCTGGAGGCATGGCTGCTCCGTGACCAGACCCCCATTAGCAGGGAGAggaccagcagcagctgcagctcgTCCTTTTCCATTGAGAAGATCGACGAATCAGAGATCACACctgaggaagagggagaggagggagagctAAGTGACTGGCTTGTCACCCCACCCTATGTTGCCATGGAGACCATGTCTGATGCTGAGCGGTGGCGGCAGGTGTTGAAACCGTTTGAGGACACCTGGTCACCCAGCGATTGGCTGGAGTCGAGCCAACTGGCTGCTGactgctcctcctgctgcctGACGACCAAGGCCGTAGAGATCGAAAACCTGGGCCACCTCAAGTGTCTCAAGACCCCGGCCCCAGGGGCCGCGACTGGGGCCCTGGAGGCATGGCTGCAGCAGGCTGTGCCGGTGCCACAGACCTGTAGGGCCAATGAGCTCTGCTCCACCTATACCGACTGCGTCTGTGAAGACAACTGTGGAAAGGAGGCTCTGAGCCTGTGGCTGTTGCAGCAGGACGGACGTGACAAGAACGGGGTTCCTGTTGCCAGCAATGCCATGTCCTCTACAAAGAATGTCCCGCCCACCCTGTACCACACAGAACAGGAGCAGaag GTTCAGGCAATCCTGGAGGCCTGGCTACATCCCACcaaacccccccccctctcctgCAAGACCCCCCTACAGACCCTCaccccttctctctctgcctgggTGGCTCCTGGGGAGGAGAAGGCCAGCATGGAGCAGCACAGCTCCCACTCAAAGCCATCCTCCtccttgttttcatttcagagtCCTCTGGATCCAGATCTTTGGGTCCTCCCAGTAAAAACCCAGGCCACTGCTCTCACATTGGGGGGTCAGCCCAGTCCAGCTGAAGTGGAGGACAAGTGGCTGCTGAGGAAGAGGAGTCAGGCTCAA GTGATGCCCTCTGTCTGTGACCTGTTCTCCTGTATGAAGGTGGGTGGAGATAAAGAGAAATGGCTCCACAGAGAACCTGTACAG ATGTGA
- the ncoa4 gene encoding nuclear receptor coactivator 4 isoform X1, giving the protein MTSKASVHTKGSRMPSIEAAASGLILCRQAQDQLEDAISGVMKAEQQLRENAREVRLELQSCVSRQQEALRCREVWLLSQIELLEQVKTETLQQQLHQLHWLRGQFDVISQQLQSSNSNNDLNNQLTSCMEKLSSLSLTPEETPEMRFEADARSLRQAITSFGCISAQISEGVSSHTPSHQRGQVLNCPVTAKKQTPVFESLSDWLLGTRPTSSAPIGYQGSKNPQDWLLSRSETKTSCPVLASGDFLKAWGQLRDLEAWLLRDQTPISRERTSSSCSSSFSIEKIDESEITPEEEGEEGELSDWLVTPPYVAMETMSDAERWRQVLKPFEDTWSPSDWLESSQLAADCSSCCLTTKAVEIENLGHLKCLKTPAPGAATGALEAWLQQAVPVPQTCRANELCSTYTDCVCEDNCGKEALSLWLLQQDGRDKNGVPVASNAMSSTKNVPPTLYHTEQEQKVQAILEAWLHPTKPPPLSCKTPLQTLTPSLSAWVAPGEEKASMEQHSSHSKPSSSLFSFQSPLDPDLWVLPVKTQATALTLGGQPSPAEVEDKWLLRKRSQAQVMPSVCDLFSCMKVGGDKEKWLHREPVQM; this is encoded by the exons ATGACGTCAAAGGCGAGCGTCCACACCAAAGGCTCACG AATGCCATCGATCGAGGCAGCAGCAAGTGGCCTGATCCTGTGCCGACAGGCTCAGGATCAGCTGGAGGATGCCATCAGTGGCGTGATGAAGGCTGAGCAGCAGCTGAGGGAAAATGCCCGAGAG GTTCGCTTGGAACTCCAAAGCTGTGTGAGCCGTCAACAGGAAGCTCTGCGCTGCAGAGAGGTTTGGCTGCTCAGTCAGATAGAGCTCCTGGAGCAGGTCAAGACAGAGacgctgcagcagcagctgcaccaGCTGCACTGG CTCCGGGGGCAGTTTGATGTGATCTcccagcagctgcagagctCCAATAGCAACAACGACCTAAACAACCAGCTGACCAGCTGCATGGAGAA gttATCCTCTCTCAGCCTAACACCAGAGGAAACGCCTGAAATGCGTTTTGAGGCCGACGCCCGCTCTTTGAGGCAGGCCATCACGTCATTTGGCTGCATCAGTGCACAG ATTTCGGAGGGTGTGTCTTCTCATACTCCCTCCCACCAGAGAGGTCAGGTCCTGAATTGTCCAGTCACTGCCAAGAAACAG ACGCCCGTGTTTGAATCCCTGAGTGACTGGCTGCTGGGAACCCGTCCTACTAGCAGTGCTCCAATTGGCTACCAAGGCAGCAAGAACCCTCAAGATTGGCTGTTGTCCCGCTCAGAGACCAAG actTCCTGTCCCGTTCTGGCCTCTGGAGACTTCCTGAAGGCCTGGGGCCAACTCAGGGATCTGGAGGCATGGCTGCTCCGTGACCAGACCCCCATTAGCAGGGAGAggaccagcagcagctgcagctcgTCCTTTTCCATTGAGAAGATCGACGAATCAGAGATCACACctgaggaagagggagaggagggagagctAAGTGACTGGCTTGTCACCCCACCCTATGTTGCCATGGAGACCATGTCTGATGCTGAGCGGTGGCGGCAGGTGTTGAAACCGTTTGAGGACACCTGGTCACCCAGCGATTGGCTGGAGTCGAGCCAACTGGCTGCTGactgctcctcctgctgcctGACGACCAAGGCCGTAGAGATCGAAAACCTGGGCCACCTCAAGTGTCTCAAGACCCCGGCCCCAGGGGCCGCGACTGGGGCCCTGGAGGCATGGCTGCAGCAGGCTGTGCCGGTGCCACAGACCTGTAGGGCCAATGAGCTCTGCTCCACCTATACCGACTGCGTCTGTGAAGACAACTGTGGAAAGGAGGCTCTGAGCCTGTGGCTGTTGCAGCAGGACGGACGTGACAAGAACGGGGTTCCTGTTGCCAGCAATGCCATGTCCTCTACAAAGAATGTCCCGCCCACCCTGTACCACACAGAACAGGAGCAGaag GTTCAGGCAATCCTGGAGGCCTGGCTACATCCCACcaaacccccccccctctcctgCAAGACCCCCCTACAGACCCTCaccccttctctctctgcctgggTGGCTCCTGGGGAGGAGAAGGCCAGCATGGAGCAGCACAGCTCCCACTCAAAGCCATCCTCCtccttgttttcatttcagagtCCTCTGGATCCAGATCTTTGGGTCCTCCCAGTAAAAACCCAGGCCACTGCTCTCACATTGGGGGGTCAGCCCAGTCCAGCTGAAGTGGAGGACAAGTGGCTGCTGAGGAAGAGGAGTCAGGCTCAA GTGATGCCCTCTGTCTGTGACCTGTTCTCCTGTATGAAGGTGGGTGGAGATAAAGAGAAATGGCTCCACAGAGAACCTGTACAG ATGTGA